In one window of Methanoculleus chikugoensis DNA:
- a CDS encoding nitroreductase family protein: MNSSDLLRFLRARSSVREYSGEPLDPEDIDYILACASTAPSAGNREAWDVVIVTDDDVRLELASAALEQVHIREAPAVFVVCANYVRSMSHYGERGILYALEDATIACTYMMLAAHARDLHSCWTGAFEESEVRDLLGLPQHIRPVALLAVGKGRPPLEPMERMPVDEHVHRETW; this comes from the coding sequence ATGAACTCCTCTGATCTCCTCCGTTTCCTGAGAGCACGGTCTTCTGTCCGGGAATACTCCGGGGAGCCGCTCGATCCGGAGGATATCGACTACATCCTCGCCTGCGCGAGTACGGCGCCGAGCGCCGGCAACCGCGAGGCATGGGATGTCGTCATCGTCACCGACGACGATGTCAGGCTGGAACTCGCGTCGGCGGCCCTGGAGCAGGTGCACATCCGTGAAGCCCCGGCGGTCTTCGTGGTCTGTGCGAACTACGTCCGGTCGATGTCGCACTACGGGGAGCGGGGGATCCTCTACGCGCTCGAGGACGCCACGATCGCCTGCACCTACATGATGCTCGCCGCCCACGCCCGGGACCTGCACTCGTGCTGGACGGGGGCGTTCGAGGAGAGCGAGGTTCGCGATCTTCTCGGCCTTCCGCAGCATATCCGCCCCGTCGCGCTTCTCGCGGTCGGGAAGGGGAGGCCGCCGCTCGAACCTATGGAGCGGATGCCGGTGGACGAGCACGTGCACCGCGAGACCTGGTAG
- a CDS encoding DUF555 domain-containing protein, which produces MSDYLVTLESAWIIKDVKSMDDAVSIAISEAGKRLNPSAKFVEIEAGMIACPFCEGELNTALVVAGTALVGLVLQMKVFRAESEEHAARIAKSVVGKALHDVPLKVQEVQEL; this is translated from the coding sequence ATGTCGGATTATTTGGTTACGCTTGAATCAGCGTGGATAATTAAAGATGTCAAGTCTATGGACGACGCCGTGAGCATCGCGATCAGCGAGGCCGGGAAGCGGCTCAACCCCTCGGCGAAGTTCGTGGAGATCGAGGCGGGGATGATCGCCTGCCCCTTCTGCGAGGGGGAGTTGAACACCGCGCTCGTGGTCGCCGGCACCGCCCTCGTCGGGCTCGTGCTGCAGATGAAGGTCTTCCGTGCGGAGTCCGAAGAGCACGCGGCAAGGATAGCGAAGTCGGTCGTCGGGAAGGCGCTGCACGACGTGCCGCTGAAGGTCCAGGAAGTGCAGGAGTTATGA